One stretch of Roseimicrobium sp. ORNL1 DNA includes these proteins:
- a CDS encoding pseudouridine synthase produces the protein MVQNKPRRLDQLLSSLGHGSRREVRELIDAGLVTLRGEVLEDEGQKIAPQDVAEVRVEGESLEAPEGLLVMLHKPVGYVCTHAEGEGETIYKLVPERWTKRNPPVTSVGRLDKDTSGLLLITDRGELVQRWTSPKSIVEKVYEAEVDHDLEQRLVDVFASGTLMLRSEEAPCLPAKLEIVSERVARVTLTEGRYHQVRRMFASQGWHVEKLHRVRFGEYELGELKEGEWRVVGEPSKQ, from the coding sequence ATGGTTCAAAACAAACCCCGCCGCCTCGATCAACTGCTGTCTTCACTCGGACACGGCAGCCGGCGGGAGGTGCGTGAGCTGATTGACGCGGGACTGGTGACGTTGCGCGGCGAGGTACTGGAGGATGAGGGGCAGAAGATTGCGCCGCAGGATGTCGCGGAGGTGCGTGTGGAGGGTGAGTCGCTGGAGGCGCCTGAAGGTTTGCTGGTGATGCTGCACAAGCCGGTGGGCTATGTCTGCACGCATGCCGAAGGGGAAGGCGAAACGATTTATAAGCTGGTGCCGGAACGTTGGACGAAACGCAATCCACCGGTGACCAGTGTGGGTCGTCTGGACAAGGATACGAGTGGCCTGCTGCTGATCACGGATCGCGGGGAGTTGGTGCAGCGCTGGACCTCACCGAAGTCTATCGTCGAGAAGGTGTATGAAGCGGAGGTGGACCACGATCTGGAGCAGAGACTTGTTGATGTCTTTGCCTCAGGAACGCTGATGCTGCGGAGTGAAGAAGCGCCGTGTCTGCCGGCGAAGCTGGAGATCGTGAGTGAGCGTGTGGCGAGAGTCACGCTCACGGAAGGCAGGTACCATCAAGTGCGGCGCATGTTCGCCAGCCAGGGGTGGCATGTGGAGAAGCTGCACCGGGTGCGCTTTGGTGAGTATGAGCTGGGGGAGTTGAAAGAAGGGGAGTGGCGGGTGGTGGGAGAACCCAGCAAGCAGTAG
- the def gene encoding peptide deformylase: MILPIVLYGNPVLRMKCQPVTQVTDEIRKLAADMMETMHDARGVGLAAPQVAVAIQMAVIEVPPTDQSVTVLRVNGEDKTLAETQPVIFLNPKLVLDNTKATGEEGCLSIPHLRYDVRRAGVVKVTYQTLEGETVTMEADGLLGRAFQHEIDHLNGILFTDRLSAASKLGAQRKLKRLVQEWKEEGWTCAQQTREGDEEEDGE, from the coding sequence ATGATTCTGCCCATCGTTCTCTACGGAAATCCTGTCCTGCGTATGAAGTGCCAGCCCGTCACGCAGGTGACGGACGAGATCCGCAAACTCGCCGCCGACATGATGGAGACGATGCATGACGCGCGCGGGGTGGGTCTCGCTGCGCCGCAGGTAGCGGTGGCCATCCAGATGGCGGTGATCGAGGTGCCCCCGACCGACCAGTCCGTGACCGTGCTGCGCGTGAATGGCGAGGACAAGACGCTGGCGGAGACGCAGCCCGTCATCTTCCTCAATCCCAAGCTCGTGCTGGACAACACCAAGGCCACCGGTGAGGAGGGCTGCCTCAGCATCCCTCATCTACGCTATGACGTGCGCCGCGCCGGCGTGGTGAAGGTCACCTATCAAACCCTCGAAGGCGAGACCGTGACCATGGAGGCCGATGGCCTGCTGGGCCGCGCGTTTCAGCATGAGATCGACCACCTTAATGGGATCCTCTTCACCGACCGCCTTTCTGCCGCTTCGAAGCTCGGCGCTCAGCGCAAGCTCAAGCGCCTCGTGCAGGAGTGGAAGGAAGAAGGCTGGACCTGCGCGCAGCAGACGCGCGAGGGGGATGAGGAGGAAGACGGGGAGTAG
- a CDS encoding biopolymer transporter ExbD: MNLRRRRRSSPVIPIVALVDILVIVLLFIVVTTTWKKKEKKETHMPVKLPTAENLGKTMAAQNAQTSLTITKEQKIFLADREVSPQDLVSALKELKMTDPHVKLKVSVDRDAPHGMWVSTLDALVAAGLVNDISTLLQRAVEGANAK; this comes from the coding sequence GTGAATCTTCGCCGCCGCCGCCGCTCCTCGCCCGTGATCCCCATCGTGGCGCTGGTGGATATTCTTGTGATCGTGCTGCTGTTCATCGTGGTCACCACCACGTGGAAGAAGAAGGAGAAGAAGGAAACGCATATGCCAGTGAAGCTCCCGACCGCGGAGAACCTGGGGAAGACCATGGCGGCGCAGAATGCCCAGACGTCCCTCACCATCACCAAGGAACAGAAAATCTTCCTGGCGGATCGGGAGGTCTCACCGCAGGATCTGGTGTCCGCCCTGAAGGAGCTGAAGATGACCGACCCCCATGTGAAGCTGAAGGTGTCCGTCGACCGCGACGCGCCCCATGGCATGTGGGTCTCCACGCTTGATGCCCTCGTGGCGGCCGGTCTCGTCAACGACATCTCCACGCTCCTGCAGCGCGCCGTGGAGGGCGCGAATGCGAAATAG
- a CDS encoding FAD-dependent oxidoreductase, producing MKRLHFLSLALPFLLLSLGLAKAPAANTLEADLLIIGGNESACAAAVQAARLGVKRIILVNDIGWLGGEFSAEGVGCLDEWTLVKGRHANFPRSGLFSEVVQRIRAHNSAKYGIASPGNAFCGTETIEPAAAAKIFEELVEPYVKSGALRIERGWQPLKVMVEKGRVMGVEFERTTGGAETLAVQAKLTMDASDWGDVIRLSGAKYGAGPDLRSRFGEPSAPESFDDAAGSQEMNPISWCLVLRETGGKDETIPKPASYDPRSFAALDRIPPWVESDMGTGMYSPSGNSPYTHRRLVDRWHNGFAPGTEATFLNYPTQDYPLCQLPQRLVDALEKDEPGSSKKNFVNLTPHQRAIVFADIKEHALGMLYHLQTAVHDRVGDFPQSFRYMALTDEFGTADRLPPKPYVREGLRLEALYMMREQDIRAEDRQPEFAKVIPTDSVFGFQFNIDFHPTRRKFLTEDRNGPWQNVHTPSRGWHTDTDRTAFPLRGLVPVEMKGLIGAGKNIGVSSVVQSALRLHGQMMHVGQAGATLAWMCLRDGVEPRDIAGDMAKVRELQLKLVRGCGGPGLLLWPFHGLNPDETCFEAVNMLAVRGILVPEGMDLHFGQDDPMTRRELVRLLVRTCRACVDAKDWPSLPPDMKSRFLDVNTGDTELPAFESMFAWGDFDLSKQRFQPNAVASWNTLHDWLTRLGFPSPKGLLKSKDADQPLYRGECAQFIWKILQQRGEWLPEKGTWLSADGDEDGDGMKNLEDAMPFDANNNRVPDRIEMR from the coding sequence ATGAAACGACTGCATTTCCTTTCCCTCGCGCTTCCGTTTCTGTTGCTGTCCCTTGGGTTGGCCAAGGCCCCTGCAGCAAACACCCTCGAAGCCGACCTCCTCATCATCGGCGGCAACGAGTCTGCCTGCGCCGCAGCAGTCCAGGCGGCGAGACTTGGCGTAAAACGAATCATCCTCGTGAATGACATCGGCTGGCTCGGCGGTGAGTTCAGCGCGGAGGGTGTGGGATGTCTGGATGAGTGGACGCTGGTGAAGGGACGCCATGCGAACTTCCCCCGCAGCGGTCTCTTCTCCGAAGTGGTGCAACGCATTCGTGCGCACAATTCGGCGAAGTACGGCATCGCCAGTCCCGGCAATGCCTTCTGCGGTACGGAAACCATCGAGCCAGCCGCGGCAGCGAAAATCTTCGAGGAACTCGTGGAGCCGTATGTGAAGAGCGGCGCCCTACGCATCGAGCGTGGATGGCAACCGCTGAAGGTGATGGTGGAGAAGGGGCGTGTGATGGGTGTGGAGTTCGAGCGCACCACGGGTGGTGCAGAGACACTTGCCGTGCAGGCGAAGCTGACCATGGATGCCAGCGACTGGGGTGATGTGATTCGCCTGAGCGGCGCAAAGTATGGCGCGGGGCCGGACCTCCGTTCGAGGTTTGGAGAGCCGAGTGCGCCGGAGTCGTTTGATGATGCCGCGGGCTCGCAGGAGATGAATCCCATCTCGTGGTGCCTCGTGCTGCGTGAGACCGGCGGCAAGGATGAGACCATCCCGAAGCCGGCGAGCTATGATCCGCGCTCCTTCGCTGCACTGGATCGCATTCCGCCGTGGGTGGAGAGCGACATGGGCACGGGCATGTACTCCCCCAGTGGAAATAGTCCGTATACGCATCGTCGTCTCGTAGACCGCTGGCACAACGGCTTTGCTCCGGGCACGGAGGCCACGTTTCTGAACTATCCCACGCAGGACTATCCGCTCTGCCAGCTTCCGCAGCGACTGGTGGACGCGCTGGAGAAGGATGAACCGGGCTCTTCGAAGAAGAACTTCGTGAACCTCACCCCACACCAGCGCGCCATCGTGTTCGCGGACATCAAGGAGCACGCGCTGGGTATGCTGTATCACCTGCAGACGGCGGTGCATGATCGTGTGGGGGACTTCCCACAGTCCTTCCGTTACATGGCGCTCACGGACGAATTCGGCACGGCGGACCGGCTGCCACCGAAGCCGTATGTGCGCGAAGGCCTGCGACTGGAGGCGCTCTACATGATGCGCGAGCAGGACATCCGTGCGGAGGACCGGCAACCCGAGTTCGCCAAGGTGATACCCACGGATTCGGTGTTTGGTTTCCAGTTCAACATCGACTTCCACCCCACACGACGGAAGTTCCTCACGGAGGATCGCAACGGTCCCTGGCAGAATGTGCACACGCCTTCACGTGGCTGGCACACAGATACGGATCGCACGGCCTTTCCATTGCGCGGTCTTGTGCCGGTGGAGATGAAGGGACTCATCGGCGCGGGAAAAAACATCGGCGTGAGCAGTGTGGTGCAGTCGGCCTTGCGATTGCATGGACAGATGATGCATGTGGGCCAGGCAGGCGCGACGCTCGCATGGATGTGCCTGCGCGATGGCGTGGAGCCACGGGACATCGCGGGAGATATGGCGAAGGTGCGGGAGCTGCAATTGAAGCTCGTACGCGGCTGCGGTGGACCGGGCCTGCTGCTCTGGCCCTTCCACGGACTGAACCCTGACGAGACCTGCTTTGAAGCGGTGAACATGCTGGCGGTGCGCGGCATTCTGGTGCCGGAAGGAATGGACCTCCATTTCGGGCAGGACGATCCCATGACGCGGCGTGAACTTGTGAGGTTACTGGTGCGGACCTGCCGTGCCTGCGTTGACGCCAAGGACTGGCCGTCACTACCTCCTGATATGAAGTCACGATTCCTCGACGTGAACACAGGTGACACAGAGCTGCCTGCGTTCGAGTCCATGTTTGCCTGGGGTGACTTCGATCTTTCCAAACAACGCTTCCAACCGAATGCCGTCGCGAGCTGGAACACGTTGCACGACTGGTTGACACGTCTGGGGTTTCCATCGCCCAAGGGGTTGCTCAAGAGCAAGGATGCAGATCAACCTCTCTACCGGGGGGAATGTGCCCAGTTCATCTGGAAAATCTTGCAGCAACGCGGTGAGTGGCTTCCCGAGAAAGGCACGTGGCTCAGCGCGGACGGAGATGAGGATGGCGATGGCATGAAGAACCTCGAGGATGCGATGCCGTTCGACGCGAACAACAATCGTGTGCCGGACAGAATCGAAATGAGATGA
- a CDS encoding putative zinc-binding metallopeptidase — protein sequence MKRFSCECGNVLFFENSQCLQCGSDTGFDPAVGTMVKLTPESGLKRCDNGPAHGVCNWLMPKEDPNIFCTACRLNRTIPDLNLYGNLALWARMESAKRRLLATLLGLGIEVHCLNEDPVGGLAFDFIQTLSNPPVTTGYAVGVITVNLQEADDAVRERTRQQLGESSRTLLGHFRHETGHYFWERWFGILNLNHPLRRAFGELFGDASLDYTTAMNRHYSQGPPVGWEQSYISAYASMHPWEDWAETWSHYLQILDGLESCEAYGLQLGAGALEVTPFPKESATLPENLPQEPAEDQKFLTWLHRWVRRAPMFNEISASLGQPALYPFVLSLPAVKKLRFVHYVASVGRTNLQTPAQAPTQSQSQSQKSTNSTQPPPPSAPASPGSYGTRTGAPASAPSLATAGSTRQVAS from the coding sequence ATGAAGCGATTTTCCTGTGAATGCGGCAACGTGTTGTTCTTCGAGAACTCCCAGTGCCTGCAGTGCGGTTCCGACACCGGTTTCGACCCCGCCGTCGGAACCATGGTCAAGCTCACCCCGGAATCCGGGCTGAAGCGCTGCGACAACGGCCCCGCCCACGGCGTGTGTAACTGGCTCATGCCCAAGGAAGACCCCAACATCTTCTGCACCGCCTGCCGGCTGAACCGCACCATCCCGGACCTCAACCTCTACGGCAATCTCGCCCTCTGGGCCCGCATGGAGTCCGCCAAGCGCCGCCTGCTGGCCACCCTGCTCGGCCTTGGCATCGAGGTGCATTGCCTGAACGAAGACCCGGTGGGCGGCCTCGCCTTCGACTTCATCCAGACCCTGTCCAACCCTCCCGTCACCACCGGCTACGCGGTCGGCGTGATCACGGTAAATCTCCAGGAGGCAGACGACGCCGTGCGCGAGCGGACCCGCCAGCAGCTCGGCGAGAGCAGCCGCACCCTGCTGGGCCACTTCCGCCATGAGACGGGCCATTACTTCTGGGAGCGCTGGTTCGGCATCCTGAATCTGAACCACCCTCTGCGCAGGGCCTTCGGCGAACTCTTCGGCGATGCCAGTCTGGACTATACGACCGCGATGAACCGCCACTACTCCCAAGGCCCACCGGTGGGCTGGGAGCAGTCCTACATCAGCGCCTACGCCAGCATGCACCCGTGGGAGGACTGGGCGGAGACCTGGTCGCACTACCTGCAGATCCTGGATGGCCTGGAGAGCTGCGAAGCGTATGGCCTGCAACTCGGAGCTGGCGCGCTGGAGGTGACGCCATTTCCCAAAGAGTCCGCCACGCTCCCGGAGAATCTCCCGCAGGAGCCCGCAGAGGATCAGAAGTTCCTCACGTGGCTGCATCGCTGGGTGCGTCGCGCGCCCATGTTCAATGAAATCTCCGCCAGCCTCGGCCAGCCCGCGCTGTACCCGTTTGTCCTGAGCCTGCCTGCGGTGAAGAAACTCCGCTTCGTGCACTACGTGGCCAGTGTGGGCCGCACCAACCTCCAGACGCCGGCACAAGCGCCGACGCAGTCGCAGTCGCAATCGCAGAAGTCCACGAACTCGACGCAGCCCCCTCCCCCCTCCGCGCCAGCCTCACCCGGCTCTTATGGGACACGCACGGGAGCGCCCGCGTCTGCTCCTTCGCTTGCAACTGCCGGTTCGACAAGGCAAGTTGCATCATGA
- a CDS encoding YdcF family protein — translation MRRRLKTILVLLLGSLGIWLLAVSIAIWTVGQTDHATKSDCIIVLGAAAQGSQPSPVFEQRLRHGIDLYQRQLAPRLLFTGGYGDGKTHSEASVGSAYVQQHGVPAISILLEEKSRTTRQNLEEALKVMNAHGLQSAIIVSDPLHMKRALMMAEDLGIQASSSPTPTSMYRSFGAQAKVLMREVYFMHHYMVSGE, via the coding sequence ATGCGTCGTCGACTCAAAACCATCCTTGTCCTTCTGCTGGGTTCGCTTGGCATCTGGCTATTGGCGGTGAGCATCGCTATCTGGACCGTTGGGCAAACAGACCACGCCACGAAATCGGATTGCATCATCGTGCTGGGCGCCGCCGCCCAAGGCTCGCAACCGTCTCCCGTCTTCGAGCAACGTCTCCGGCACGGAATTGACCTCTACCAGCGCCAGCTTGCCCCGCGTCTCCTCTTCACCGGCGGCTACGGTGATGGCAAAACTCATTCAGAAGCCAGCGTCGGTTCCGCCTATGTACAGCAACATGGCGTGCCTGCCATCTCGATTCTGCTGGAGGAAAAGTCACGCACCACCAGGCAGAACCTCGAAGAAGCTCTCAAGGTGATGAACGCCCACGGCCTGCAGTCAGCCATCATCGTCAGCGATCCTCTGCACATGAAACGCGCCCTGATGATGGCGGAAGATCTCGGCATCCAGGCCTCGTCATCGCCGACTCCCACCTCCATGTACCGCTCCTTCGGAGCCCAGGCAAAGGTCCTGATGCGTGAGGTGTACTTCATGCATCACTACATGGTGAGTGGAGAATAA
- a CDS encoding Gfo/Idh/MocA family oxidoreductase, which yields MTPSASSTSSRRRFLQTGAAALLGAPFVTSGLRAASPNGKLRHAAFGASGMSWTDISNLAKHPNWELAAVCDVDTRNFKRVQEQFPNVRVYQDWRELLVKEEGKIDAVNVSTPDHMHGPIGMAAINKGLHVYGQKPLTQNLLECRAITKLARDKGVMTQMGIQVSSDFTERFAVAYIQEGAIGKVKEAHTFSNKKWGDMDPVPDKKDTPPAEFDWDKWLGVAKERQYISGYYHPGNWRKRRDFGTGTLGDMGCHMFSGWYRALGLTMPKSVTSHGPPPPNAENWAINGKVEYLYPGTQYTAGDTIKVTWYDGDQLPSAEVQALVEGKWPGQGTVYIGTEGVLVHPHGSTPTLHPKDKFAGRRPNKLEPRNHWGEWVDCCLKGGTTKPSANFDYSGPLTEAVLLGCLASIFPQQTLEWDAEKMVFTNSEDATKFVRRSYRSGWEIPGLA from the coding sequence ATGACTCCTTCAGCTTCTTCCACCTCGTCCCGCCGTCGTTTCCTGCAAACGGGTGCTGCAGCCCTCCTTGGCGCGCCTTTTGTCACCTCCGGCCTGCGGGCTGCCTCGCCGAATGGCAAGCTGCGTCACGCGGCCTTCGGCGCCAGCGGCATGTCCTGGACGGACATCAGCAACCTGGCCAAGCACCCGAACTGGGAACTCGCCGCTGTGTGCGATGTGGACACGCGCAACTTCAAGCGCGTGCAGGAGCAGTTCCCCAATGTGCGCGTCTACCAGGACTGGCGCGAGCTTCTGGTGAAGGAAGAGGGCAAGATCGATGCGGTGAATGTGAGCACGCCGGACCACATGCATGGTCCCATTGGCATGGCGGCCATCAACAAAGGCCTGCACGTCTACGGCCAGAAGCCGCTCACGCAAAATCTCCTCGAATGCCGTGCCATCACCAAGCTCGCCCGTGACAAGGGCGTGATGACGCAGATGGGCATCCAGGTCTCTTCCGACTTCACCGAGCGCTTCGCCGTGGCCTACATCCAGGAAGGCGCGATTGGCAAGGTGAAGGAGGCGCACACCTTCTCCAACAAGAAGTGGGGCGACATGGACCCGGTGCCGGACAAGAAGGACACGCCGCCGGCGGAGTTCGACTGGGACAAGTGGCTCGGCGTGGCGAAGGAGCGTCAGTACATCAGCGGCTACTATCACCCCGGAAACTGGCGCAAGCGCCGGGACTTCGGCACGGGCACTTTGGGTGACATGGGCTGCCACATGTTCAGCGGCTGGTACCGCGCGCTCGGCCTGACCATGCCGAAGTCCGTCACCTCCCACGGTCCGCCTCCTCCCAATGCGGAGAACTGGGCCATCAACGGCAAGGTGGAATACCTCTACCCCGGCACGCAGTACACGGCGGGAGACACCATCAAGGTGACCTGGTATGACGGCGACCAGCTTCCCTCAGCAGAAGTCCAGGCGCTGGTGGAAGGCAAGTGGCCCGGCCAGGGTACGGTGTACATCGGCACCGAAGGCGTGCTCGTGCATCCGCATGGCAGCACCCCCACGCTGCATCCGAAGGACAAATTCGCCGGACGCCGTCCCAATAAACTTGAGCCCCGCAATCACTGGGGCGAGTGGGTGGACTGCTGCCTCAAGGGTGGCACCACGAAGCCGAGTGCGAACTTCGACTACAGCGGCCCGCTCACCGAAGCGGTGTTGCTTGGCTGCCTCGCCAGCATCTTCCCGCAACAGACCCTCGAGTGGGATGCGGAGAAGATGGTCTTCACCAACTCTGAGGACGCGACGAAGTTCGTGAGACGCAGTTACCGCTCGGGCTGGGAGATTCCGGGGCTGGCGTAA
- a CDS encoding rhomboid family intramembrane serine protease — protein sequence MSWFPQSKDHLPLTWWKGNAIYLSAYIAIVGVASMIVTALLGRGIMGVLEFSYVGLVGQFRVWTPLTYILVNPFDLFLLLSAYIFWKFGEDLEKFFGRRAFIRLFLLLVLVTPVVLTVFGLLGFGTWAAMGISGVFFGVFIAFATLYPRAQISLFIVTVPAGVLAMFYVGIMAVIHLAARNLPAFIMLACQVLAAYGFVRFHQGRWSLEALQSKLHAPKPAKSQRESDLTVLPPYRKDKAETERGHRSEAEKVDAILEKISQKGMQSLTAAERKLLEKASDRLKKG from the coding sequence ATGAGCTGGTTTCCGCAGTCGAAGGATCACCTGCCGCTGACATGGTGGAAGGGGAACGCCATTTACCTCTCCGCGTACATTGCCATTGTTGGCGTGGCCAGCATGATCGTCACGGCCCTCCTGGGCAGGGGCATCATGGGCGTTCTTGAGTTCTCCTATGTGGGGTTGGTCGGTCAGTTCCGCGTGTGGACTCCGCTGACTTATATCCTCGTAAATCCATTCGACCTTTTCCTCCTCCTCTCGGCTTACATCTTCTGGAAGTTTGGCGAGGACCTCGAAAAGTTTTTTGGCCGCCGGGCATTCATCCGGCTTTTCTTGCTGCTCGTCCTCGTCACCCCCGTGGTGCTGACTGTTTTCGGTCTGCTGGGCTTTGGCACATGGGCTGCCATGGGCATCAGCGGCGTGTTTTTTGGCGTGTTCATCGCTTTTGCCACTCTTTACCCACGGGCACAGATTTCACTCTTCATCGTCACCGTTCCTGCGGGCGTGCTTGCCATGTTTTACGTGGGCATCATGGCAGTGATCCATCTGGCAGCACGGAACTTGCCGGCTTTCATCATGCTGGCCTGCCAGGTGCTCGCCGCCTACGGGTTTGTCCGGTTTCACCAGGGCCGCTGGTCGCTGGAAGCGCTTCAATCAAAGCTTCACGCCCCAAAGCCGGCGAAGTCCCAGCGGGAATCCGATCTGACCGTGCTGCCGCCCTACCGTAAAGACAAGGCGGAAACGGAGCGCGGGCACCGCTCGGAAGCCGAGAAGGTGGACGCCATCCTGGAAAAGATCAGCCAGAAGGGCATGCAGAGCCTCACCGCTGCAGAACGCAAGTTGCTGGAAAAGGCCAGCGATCGGCTGAAGAAAGGCTGA
- a CDS encoding excinuclease ABC subunit UvrB, with protein MSVFSLNSEYHPRGDQAQAIAKLVKSVEAGNRHQTLLGVTGSGKTFTMANIIAQIGRPALIMSHNKTLAAQLYSEFKNFFPDNAVEYFVSYFDYYQPEAYIPRSDTYIEKDSSINDEIERLRLSTMGALLTRKDVVVVASVSCIYGLGSPEDYEGMMLPVHRGETMTRETMLSRLVDMLYERNDISFTRGKFRARGDVVEVFPAYLDNEAIRVEFFGDEIDRISVFDPLTGSATTQLQSYTFNPAKQFVTPGDKLRVAIKAIRAELDARVAEFESQGKLLEAQRIRMRTEYDIEMMQEMGFCQGIENYSRHLSGRAPGSTPGTLLDFFPDDFLYFADESHATIPQIGGMYEGDRSRKTVLVEHGFRLPSALDNRPLKFNEFMAKIKQAVYVSATPAQFEVDNSVVGNKGYVPHKRERIGEAETVPALLPGGVNGSGKSNLQSQLTNPRSIVRISGSSEPIEKFDVTTKGKHLIVEQIIRPTGLLDPIVTLKPLKGQIDETMELCRVRIERGERVLVTTLTKRTAEDLTDYLRNLNFKVRYLHSDIDAIERVEILRSLRAAEFDILVGINLLREGLDLPEVSLVCILDADKEGFLRSETSLLQTAGRAARHVNGEVVLFADQITGSIQALLNISAYRRERQTDHNEEHGITPQTVKRAVQESLHGWQAGKQLEESVVKDEAGGYAVTEVLRELEAEMAEAASSLEYEKAALLRDQIRELKKQAGISDSMTQLPQRKVKYGGKKRAKKG; from the coding sequence GTGTCCGTTTTCTCCCTCAATTCCGAATACCACCCGCGCGGTGACCAGGCGCAGGCCATTGCGAAGCTGGTGAAGTCTGTGGAAGCAGGCAATCGCCACCAGACCTTGCTGGGGGTGACGGGCTCGGGGAAGACCTTCACCATGGCGAACATCATCGCCCAGATCGGCAGGCCCGCGCTCATCATGAGCCACAACAAGACGCTCGCCGCGCAGCTCTATTCCGAGTTCAAAAACTTCTTCCCGGACAACGCGGTCGAGTACTTCGTCAGCTACTTCGACTACTACCAGCCCGAGGCCTACATCCCCCGCTCAGACACCTACATTGAGAAGGACTCGAGCATCAACGATGAAATCGAGCGCCTCCGCCTCTCCACCATGGGCGCGCTGCTCACGCGGAAGGATGTGGTCGTGGTCGCCAGCGTGTCCTGCATCTACGGCTTGGGTTCACCGGAAGATTATGAGGGCATGATGCTCCCCGTGCACCGCGGCGAAACGATGACCCGCGAGACCATGCTCTCAAGGCTGGTGGACATGCTCTACGAGCGCAATGACATCTCCTTCACCCGCGGCAAATTCCGCGCGCGTGGTGATGTGGTGGAGGTCTTCCCCGCGTATCTCGACAACGAGGCCATCCGAGTGGAGTTCTTCGGCGACGAGATCGATCGCATCAGCGTCTTCGACCCGCTCACCGGGAGTGCCACCACGCAGCTCCAAAGCTACACCTTCAATCCCGCGAAGCAGTTCGTCACTCCAGGAGACAAGCTGCGTGTCGCCATCAAGGCCATCCGTGCCGAACTGGATGCACGCGTGGCGGAGTTCGAATCGCAGGGCAAGCTGCTCGAAGCGCAACGCATCCGCATGCGCACCGAGTATGACATCGAGATGATGCAGGAGATGGGCTTCTGCCAGGGCATTGAAAACTACAGCCGCCACCTCTCCGGTCGCGCGCCGGGCAGCACCCCGGGCACGTTGTTGGATTTCTTCCCGGACGACTTCCTTTACTTCGCGGATGAGAGCCACGCCACCATCCCGCAGATCGGCGGCATGTATGAGGGTGACCGCTCTCGCAAGACCGTGCTCGTGGAGCATGGCTTCCGCCTTCCCAGCGCGCTGGATAACCGTCCGCTGAAGTTTAATGAGTTCATGGCCAAAATAAAACAGGCCGTGTATGTGAGCGCCACACCCGCCCAGTTCGAGGTGGACAACAGCGTCGTGGGAAACAAGGGCTACGTGCCGCACAAGCGTGAACGCATCGGCGAAGCAGAGACCGTTCCCGCCCTCCTGCCCGGCGGCGTCAATGGCAGTGGCAAGTCCAACCTGCAGTCCCAGCTCACCAACCCCCGCTCCATCGTGCGCATCTCCGGCAGCAGCGAGCCGATTGAGAAATTTGATGTCACCACGAAGGGCAAGCACCTCATCGTGGAGCAGATCATTCGGCCCACCGGCCTGCTGGATCCCATCGTGACGCTCAAGCCGCTCAAGGGCCAGATCGATGAGACCATGGAGCTCTGCCGCGTGCGCATCGAGCGGGGCGAACGTGTGCTGGTAACCACCCTCACCAAGCGCACCGCGGAGGACCTCACCGACTACCTGCGCAATCTCAACTTCAAGGTGCGCTACCTGCACAGTGACATTGATGCCATCGAGCGCGTGGAAATTCTCCGCTCCCTGCGCGCTGCCGAGTTCGATATCCTTGTGGGCATCAATCTTCTTCGGGAAGGTCTCGACCTTCCCGAAGTGAGCCTCGTGTGCATCCTGGATGCGGACAAGGAAGGTTTCCTCCGTAGTGAAACCTCCCTCCTGCAGACCGCCGGCCGTGCGGCGCGCCACGTCAATGGCGAGGTGGTTCTTTTCGCGGATCAGATCACCGGCAGCATCCAGGCCCTGCTGAACATCAGTGCCTATCGCCGCGAGCGTCAGACGGATCACAACGAGGAACACGGCATCACCCCGCAGACCGTGAAGCGTGCCGTCCAGGAAAGCCTGCACGGCTGGCAGGCCGGCAAGCAGCTGGAAGAAAGCGTGGTGAAGGACGAAGCCGGTGGCTACGCCGTCACCGAAGTCCTCCGCGAACTCGAAGCCGAAATGGCCGAAGCCGCCAGCAGCCTCGAGTACGAAAAAGCCGCGCTGCTTCGCGACCAGATCCGCGAGTTGAAGAAACAAGCCGGCATCAGCGACTCCATGACCCAGCTTCCGCAGCGGAAGGTGAAGTACGGCGGGAAGAAGCGGGCGAAGAAAGGGTGA